A genomic stretch from Candidatus Nitrososphaera gargensis Ga9.2 includes:
- a CDS encoding 30S ribosomal protein S15, with protein sequence MARIHVHTHGKSHSTRPTSKSSPSWLNQSRDQVSSLVVKLSKDGLSPSEIGLKLRDEHRIPLVKPVLGKSLTEVLAENNIKPDMPEDLDKLVKKALGLQKHLKVHNSDHRNVRSLELVEAKIHRLSKYYKSIGKLPKNWKYAAVIAQLE encoded by the coding sequence ATGGCGCGAATTCATGTTCACACTCATGGCAAGTCTCACTCTACCCGTCCTACCTCAAAGAGTTCACCATCATGGCTGAACCAGAGCAGGGATCAGGTTTCATCACTTGTTGTCAAGCTTTCAAAGGATGGTCTGAGCCCAAGCGAGATAGGCTTAAAGCTTAGAGACGAGCACAGGATCCCTCTTGTCAAGCCGGTTCTGGGCAAGAGCTTAACCGAGGTTCTGGCTGAAAACAACATCAAGCCAGACATGCCAGAGGATCTAGACAAGCTAGTGAAAAAGGCACTTGGCCTTCAAAAACACCTCAAGGTTCACAACAGCGACCACCGGAACGTTCGTTCGCTCGAGTTGGTAGAGGCCAAGATCCATCGGCTTTCCAAGTATTACAAGAGCATTGGCAAGCTTCCAAAGAACTGGAAATACGCCGCGGTTATTGCTCAGCTAGAGTAA
- a CDS encoding radical SAM protein: MEIIYDYPLYRPPSEANSMIFQVTLGCSFNKCSFCNMYRTKEYSERPWDEIKAEIDMVAKFYPDTRRVFLADGDALNLPKDRMIQILQYLYSKFPELERVSCYAMPMNLLKKKDDELEEMRAAGLHMLYVGIESGSDIVLKKVTKGATYRTIVQACQKAKRHGYILSCMVILGLGGKTYTREHIADTARILSETAPDYVGALTLHLEHGIYNEFMTKFGEPFIGLDDMGVLDELERLVANFNPKTRVVFRANHASNVYSIGGTMPDDKDKVLTLVRSLKSHPEMLKPKFLRRF, from the coding sequence ATGGAGATCATCTACGATTATCCGCTTTATAGGCCGCCCTCGGAGGCCAACTCTATGATATTTCAGGTCACCTTGGGCTGCTCTTTCAACAAGTGCTCATTTTGCAATATGTACCGCACCAAAGAATACTCTGAACGGCCTTGGGATGAAATAAAGGCTGAGATCGATATGGTTGCAAAATTCTATCCTGATACGCGCAGGGTGTTCCTTGCAGACGGCGACGCGCTCAACCTGCCAAAGGACAGGATGATCCAGATCCTGCAGTACCTATATTCAAAATTTCCAGAACTTGAACGTGTATCGTGCTATGCGATGCCCATGAACTTGCTAAAGAAAAAGGACGATGAGCTTGAAGAAATGAGGGCCGCCGGCCTCCACATGCTGTATGTCGGCATTGAAAGCGGAAGCGACATCGTGCTCAAGAAGGTGACAAAGGGCGCGACGTACCGGACAATAGTTCAGGCATGTCAGAAGGCCAAGCGCCACGGTTACATCCTGTCATGCATGGTTATTCTTGGACTTGGCGGCAAGACCTATACCCGGGAGCATATCGCAGACACTGCCCGCATACTGAGCGAAACAGCGCCGGATTATGTGGGCGCGCTGACTCTGCACTTGGAACATGGCATATACAACGAGTTTATGACAAAATTTGGCGAACCTTTCATAGGGCTTGACGATATGGGCGTTCTCGACGAGCTTGAAAGGCTTGTCGCAAATTTCAACCCAAAAACACGGGTGGTATTCCGGGCAAACCATGCGTCAAACGTCTACTCTATTGGAGGCACAATGCCAGACGATAAGGACAAGGTCTTGACGCTTGTCAGGAGTTTAAAGTCCCACCCTGAGATGCTCAAACCCAAGTTTCTCAGACGCTTTTAG
- a CDS encoding polysaccharide deacetylase family protein yields the protein MKNLGFAAVGCAALLLIVALEATPNASKVPTCTCAAFRLDDIQDYFLNNVQVEVMSVFERRGLSLTVGVIGNHIGSDPMIVDYIKNRTGDPLFEIANHGWNHEDFTELSLEGQSSLVQKTNKKIFDLLAIKPTVFIAPYNTINNDTFAAVQENGMRYISANMTYDPPPYDIISSNQSLYRFPETVLIGDLSADDTHWITFSHQEVFEGIRESLDQHGFAVVTMHPQDFAARDMLNYQNMVDHNYIKELEMLLDKIQEQGIKVVTISEINRHVTQKQDIFFLQAPQPRKED from the coding sequence TTGAAGAACTTGGGCTTTGCTGCTGTGGGATGCGCGGCGCTACTGCTTATAGTCGCTCTTGAAGCAACTCCTAATGCCAGCAAGGTCCCGACCTGCACCTGTGCCGCCTTTCGGCTAGATGACATTCAAGATTATTTCCTTAACAATGTACAGGTCGAGGTCATGAGTGTATTTGAGCGGCGGGGCCTGAGTCTGACTGTTGGCGTGATTGGCAATCATATTGGCAGCGACCCCATGATCGTCGACTATATCAAAAACAGGACTGGCGATCCCCTTTTTGAAATCGCCAACCATGGCTGGAACCACGAAGACTTTACAGAGCTAAGCCTTGAAGGCCAGTCATCTCTTGTGCAGAAAACCAACAAGAAAATCTTTGACCTGCTAGCGATCAAGCCTACAGTGTTTATCGCGCCTTATAATACCATAAACAACGACACTTTTGCCGCTGTGCAGGAAAACGGCATGCGCTACATCAGCGCCAACATGACATACGATCCTCCTCCCTATGACATCATCAGCAGCAACCAGAGCCTTTACCGGTTCCCAGAGACAGTCCTGATAGGAGACCTGAGCGCAGACGACACCCACTGGATAACTTTTAGCCATCAAGAGGTTTTTGAAGGGATCCGAGAAAGCCTAGACCAGCACGGGTTTGCAGTTGTAACGATGCATCCGCAGGACTTTGCAGCAAGGGACATGCTGAATTACCAGAACATGGTTGACCATAATTACATAAAAGAACTAGAAATGCTGCTGGACAAGATTCAAGAGCAGGGCATCAAGGTGGTGACAATAAGCGAAATTAACCGCCATGTCACTCAAAAGCAAGACATTTTTTTCCTGCAGGCACCGCAGCCGCGCAAAGAAGACTAG
- a CDS encoding VOC family protein, which produces MKINKVVETCIYSSDLDSMKKFYVEILDLPLVQEEKNKLVFLRAGKSMLLIFNPAKTSIDNYRLPTHGAQTPPASIHFAMEIEEHDYLRWKELLAKNRIAIEKEVDWNGSGSGGGSRSLYFRDPAGNLVELITPGEWPVES; this is translated from the coding sequence ATGAAAATAAACAAAGTTGTCGAGACGTGCATCTATTCTTCCGACCTTGACAGTATGAAAAAGTTCTATGTCGAGATCCTAGATCTTCCTCTTGTGCAGGAAGAAAAGAACAAGCTTGTTTTCCTGCGGGCCGGCAAGAGCATGCTTTTGATATTCAACCCTGCCAAGACCAGCATCGACAACTACAGGCTACCAACACACGGCGCGCAGACCCCGCCGGCAAGCATCCACTTTGCCATGGAAATAGAAGAACACGATTATTTGCGCTGGAAGGAATTGCTGGCAAAGAACAGGATCGCAATAGAAAAAGAGGTTGATTGGAATGGCAGTGGCAGTGGGGGTGGCAGCAGATCACTTTACTTCCGCGACCCCGCCGGCAACCTTGTCGAATTGATAACGCCAGGCGAATGGCCGGTGGAAAGCTAA
- the endA gene encoding tRNA-intron lyase, producing the protein MSGKLVESRIVIWDIPDSRTLFGSGYYGKPLGIPKPKGTDFDAPLVLDLIEGCYLVEKNKLKVTHINGKAVPLAEIKKICKKQYVDFETQYFVFQDLRDKGYIVTPGIKFGCDFAVYEQGPGIDHAPYLVQVFRPADDLTATEVVLAGRLATTVKKQFILAIPKIKERKVDYVGFDWWRA; encoded by the coding sequence ATCAGCGGCAAGCTGGTTGAAAGCAGGATTGTAATCTGGGACATACCAGATTCAAGGACCCTCTTTGGCAGCGGCTATTACGGCAAGCCGCTTGGCATTCCAAAGCCAAAAGGGACGGATTTTGACGCGCCGCTCGTGCTCGACCTGATAGAGGGCTGCTATCTTGTCGAAAAGAACAAGCTGAAAGTAACCCACATTAACGGCAAGGCCGTACCTCTTGCAGAAATAAAAAAGATATGCAAAAAGCAGTACGTCGATTTTGAAACTCAGTACTTTGTATTTCAGGACCTCCGTGACAAAGGCTACATAGTCACGCCCGGCATAAAGTTTGGTTGCGATTTTGCAGTGTACGAGCAGGGGCCCGGAATCGATCATGCGCCTTACCTTGTGCAGGTGTTCCGGCCTGCAGACGATCTTACAGCGACAGAAGTCGTGCTTGCTGGCAGGCTTGCAACCACAGTGAAAAAACAGTTTATTCTGGCGATCCCGAAAATAAAAGAAAGAAAAGTGGACTATGTGGGCTTTGACTGGTGGCGCGCCTAG
- a CDS encoding DUF47 domain-containing protein, translating into MYSGELEVQAKRKALAVLQDEITRILNSSRDLSTLTASLMKGDDKDIQHCLERMRNTEEEVENLRRKITREVAEIGSLMANREDILRTAYIIDDIAGYISGVAFRLANMKPSSLKKASFDDDLKQLVGMVVDTIFKLNEMGRALSINPANAIDLAQDVQKLERQVDAKYRAVIIKALNEISSTKDLLLLKDAVEGIEGMVDKCQEASDSFTILALSM; encoded by the coding sequence ATGTACAGCGGGGAACTGGAAGTTCAGGCCAAGAGAAAGGCTCTGGCGGTTTTGCAGGATGAAATCACAAGAATTTTAAACTCTTCAAGGGATCTGTCAACACTCACAGCCTCGCTTATGAAGGGCGACGACAAAGACATACAGCACTGCCTTGAGCGCATGAGGAACACCGAGGAAGAGGTCGAGAACCTACGCAGAAAGATAACTCGAGAGGTCGCCGAGATTGGGAGCCTTATGGCAAACAGGGAGGACATTTTGAGAACCGCCTACATCATCGACGACATTGCAGGCTACATTAGCGGAGTCGCCTTTAGGCTTGCAAACATGAAGCCGTCTTCGCTGAAGAAGGCATCATTTGACGATGACCTGAAGCAGCTGGTCGGAATGGTCGTTGACACGATTTTCAAGCTGAACGAAATGGGCCGCGCGCTATCCATCAACCCTGCAAACGCGATCGACTTGGCACAGGACGTGCAAAAGCTAGAGCGCCAAGTTGATGCCAAGTACAGGGCTGTGATCATTAAGGCACTGAATGAAATTTCCTCAACCAAGGATCTCCTGCTTCTAAAAGATGCCGTAGAAGGCATTGAGGGCATGGTAGACAAATGCCAAGAAGCGTCCGACTCATTCACAATACTGGCACTGAGCATGTAA
- a CDS encoding TIGR00296 family protein, translating to MISDSEGAELVRLARKAVETYLRESVIIQPEQDAGRAAGVFVTLNYLTRNKEEHLRGCIGFPLPEKELYQSVVEAAIAAATEDPRFPPVDKQELDSIIFEVSVLTPPEEIRTKSAADYRKEIKIGRDGLVLRWRYGSGLLLPQVPVELKWNVDQYLANICYKAGAPADAWLDPASKLYRFQAIVFKEVEPRGKVTRLEL from the coding sequence TTGATCTCTGATAGCGAAGGCGCCGAGCTTGTCAGGCTGGCCAGAAAGGCCGTCGAAACATACCTGCGCGAATCAGTAATAATCCAGCCTGAGCAGGATGCAGGGAGGGCCGCCGGAGTATTTGTCACGCTCAACTACCTGACAAGGAACAAGGAAGAGCACCTGCGCGGCTGCATAGGCTTTCCACTGCCGGAAAAAGAACTTTACCAGTCTGTGGTGGAGGCGGCCATCGCTGCTGCGACAGAAGATCCTCGCTTTCCGCCGGTAGACAAACAGGAGCTGGACAGCATAATCTTTGAAGTGAGCGTCCTGACCCCGCCTGAGGAGATCAGGACCAAATCTGCAGCTGATTATAGAAAAGAGATCAAGATCGGAAGGGACGGGCTCGTCCTGCGCTGGCGCTACGGCTCAGGGCTCTTGCTGCCGCAGGTGCCGGTGGAACTAAAGTGGAATGTAGACCAATACCTTGCCAACATATGCTACAAGGCCGGGGCGCCGGCTGACGCATGGCTGGACCCTGCATCTAAATTGTACAGGTTTCAGGCCATAGTGTTCAAGGAGGTAGAGCCAAGGGGCAAGGTTACAAGACTTGAGCTATGA
- the serS gene encoding serine--tRNA ligase, with protein sequence MLDPKLLKENPQAVKDMLNRRNMANFPLDELVTIDRRRRELIVETQELRQKKNVLAEAIARKKKAKQDASSELAQMKEVSSYLGDSEEELVKTEGRFKELMMVVPNMLHESVPTGKDEKDNVVVRQNGSAKKMNFAPKDHVDIAAALDLVDVERAAKVSGARFYYLKNELVKMNQALVNFALDFLSEHSYILVQPPYMIRRESMSGAVILGDFQDVIYKVEGEDLYMIGTSEHAIASMHMDEILDGKKLPIRYAGYSPCFRKEAGAHGKDMKGIFRVHQFEKVEQFVYCRPEDSWKEHERMLALSEEFYNRLGIPNRVMLLCSGDTGKISAKTYDIEAWMAGQNAYREIVSCSNCVDYQARRLGIRFRDRTNEETRLVHTLNSTLVATERTMVAILENYQTSNGTVEVPDALQKYMGGIKEIKPRN encoded by the coding sequence ATGCTCGATCCGAAACTTTTGAAGGAAAATCCACAGGCAGTAAAAGACATGCTAAACAGGCGCAACATGGCCAATTTCCCGCTTGACGAGCTTGTAACTATTGATAGGCGCCGGCGCGAGCTGATCGTTGAAACGCAGGAGCTGCGGCAGAAAAAGAACGTGCTTGCAGAAGCCATCGCGCGCAAGAAAAAGGCCAAGCAGGATGCTTCCTCGGAGCTTGCTCAGATGAAAGAAGTCAGCAGCTACCTCGGAGATAGCGAAGAGGAGCTGGTGAAAACAGAGGGCAGGTTCAAAGAGCTGATGATGGTCGTGCCCAATATGCTTCACGAGTCCGTGCCAACGGGCAAGGACGAAAAGGACAATGTGGTGGTGCGGCAGAACGGCAGCGCAAAAAAGATGAATTTCGCACCAAAGGATCATGTCGATATTGCAGCCGCGCTTGACCTTGTAGATGTAGAGCGCGCTGCCAAGGTATCCGGCGCGCGCTTTTACTATTTGAAAAACGAGCTTGTAAAAATGAATCAGGCGCTTGTGAACTTTGCCCTTGATTTTCTGTCAGAGCACAGCTACATTCTAGTCCAGCCTCCTTACATGATAAGAAGGGAGTCGATGTCAGGCGCAGTGATACTTGGCGACTTTCAGGATGTCATTTACAAGGTAGAAGGCGAAGACCTCTACATGATAGGCACGTCAGAGCACGCAATCGCAAGCATGCACATGGACGAGATTCTTGACGGCAAAAAGCTGCCGATAAGGTACGCCGGCTACAGCCCATGCTTCCGCAAAGAAGCAGGCGCGCACGGAAAGGACATGAAAGGCATCTTTCGGGTGCACCAGTTTGAAAAGGTGGAGCAGTTTGTCTACTGCAGGCCGGAAGACTCGTGGAAAGAACATGAAAGGATGCTCGCGCTTTCTGAAGAATTCTATAACAGGCTTGGCATCCCAAACCGGGTGATGCTCCTGTGCTCTGGCGACACCGGCAAGATATCTGCCAAGACATATGACATCGAGGCGTGGATGGCCGGCCAGAATGCCTATCGCGAGATCGTTTCCTGCTCAAACTGTGTGGACTATCAGGCGCGGAGGCTAGGCATTCGCTTCAGGGATAGGACGAATGAGGAGACGCGCCTTGTGCATACTCTCAATAGCACGCTTGTTGCCACCGAGCGCACGATGGTGGCAATACTTGAAAACTACCAGACCTCCAATGGCACTGTCGAAGTGCCAGACGCGCTGCAAAAGTACATGGGCGGCATAAAGGAGATCAAGCCCCGCAATTGA
- a CDS encoding PH domain-containing protein, which produces MEVPDDILPLLDEDEKVLFNIKQRKYRPSINIESATITNKRIILRRPSMLRIKKSYVDYSYGDITNIVLDKGPLRSTIMLNLKMDANDLVLEDIPNEMAQQAFRLIREGIDRAREAADAA; this is translated from the coding sequence GTGGAAGTACCAGACGACATCCTGCCGCTTCTTGATGAGGATGAGAAGGTGTTATTCAACATAAAGCAGAGGAAATACAGACCATCGATAAATATCGAGTCTGCCACCATTACCAACAAGCGCATAATACTCCGGCGGCCCTCGATGTTAAGGATAAAAAAGAGCTACGTCGACTACAGCTATGGCGACATTACAAACATTGTCCTTGACAAAGGCCCCCTTAGGTCTACCATAATGCTGAACCTGAAGATGGATGCCAATGATCTGGTGCTAGAGGACATCCCAAATGAAATGGCGCAGCAGGCATTCCGGCTTATTCGGGAAGGCATAGACAGGGCAAGGGAGGCTGCTGATGCGGCTTGA
- a CDS encoding DHHA1 domain-containing protein codes for MSDSAKLIEALKPFCEKLRSVVENGNEIAVITHLDADGITSGSIVASALRRMGARYSVRTISDMNPSVIERMKADNRDFYVITDLGGGWASHLRKSLGDKWVIIDHHQIPEEEILTDDDGQILNAWKFGIDGGRHVPAGGMAYMVASTLDRKNRDLSYIAVVSAVADRQDQGDKKSFIGLNTEILKTAQSLGLVSVDLDIMLTGRETRPLHEALAYTSCPYIDGLTWNREACYTLLKNAGIRLKDNGRWRVLAEFSQEEKSAVLDAIARFVATSNKTSTSVLDDLIGYVYTLAGEDKRSQLRDAREFSTMLNACGRIGKAGVGIAICMGDRNAMLSAGEEIVGEYRTTLRNYISTIFSEKWRLVDDGKNAFVNGDGLLAEDMLGAVSSLLSGSPSLSGRLLFVRTLTKDGTYRFSSRKCLGCDSKANLGLIMRHHAEAFKGAGGGHSAAAGCRIPSTALEDFLASLRAATSDPKFATAT; via the coding sequence ATGAGCGACAGCGCCAAGCTTATTGAAGCTCTAAAACCATTTTGCGAAAAACTGAGATCAGTAGTGGAGAATGGCAACGAGATTGCAGTCATTACACACCTTGACGCCGACGGCATAACGTCTGGCAGCATAGTTGCAAGCGCGCTCAGGCGCATGGGGGCGCGCTATTCTGTCCGGACCATTTCTGACATGAACCCTTCAGTCATTGAAAGGATGAAAGCTGACAATCGAGATTTTTACGTCATAACTGACCTTGGCGGAGGCTGGGCGTCGCACTTGAGAAAGAGCCTTGGCGACAAATGGGTCATAATTGACCACCACCAAATACCAGAAGAAGAAATACTGACCGATGACGACGGCCAGATATTGAACGCGTGGAAATTTGGAATCGACGGTGGCAGGCATGTGCCAGCGGGCGGCATGGCCTACATGGTTGCAAGCACGCTTGATAGGAAGAATCGCGACCTGTCGTACATTGCAGTCGTTTCCGCTGTCGCCGACAGGCAGGACCAAGGCGACAAAAAGTCGTTTATCGGCCTGAATACTGAAATACTGAAAACCGCCCAGTCGCTTGGCCTTGTGAGCGTAGATCTGGACATCATGCTGACAGGGCGGGAGACACGGCCGCTTCACGAGGCTCTTGCATACACCTCTTGTCCATACATCGACGGGCTCACATGGAACAGGGAAGCCTGCTACACACTGCTCAAGAACGCAGGGATAAGGCTCAAGGACAACGGCCGGTGGCGCGTGCTGGCCGAGTTTTCGCAGGAGGAAAAGAGTGCAGTTCTTGACGCAATAGCCAGGTTTGTCGCCACTTCAAACAAGACCTCAACGAGCGTGCTTGATGACCTAATCGGCTACGTCTACACGCTTGCGGGCGAGGACAAGAGGAGCCAGCTCAGGGACGCAAGAGAGTTCTCCACAATGCTCAATGCATGCGGCAGAATCGGTAAGGCAGGCGTAGGCATTGCAATATGCATGGGAGACAGGAATGCCATGCTGAGTGCGGGGGAGGAAATAGTAGGAGAATACAGGACGACGCTTCGTAACTACATTTCTACCATTTTCAGCGAAAAGTGGAGGCTTGTTGACGATGGCAAGAATGCCTTTGTAAATGGCGACGGGCTCTTGGCTGAGGATATGCTGGGAGCGGTGTCGTCACTACTCAGTGGTTCGCCTTCGCTTAGCGGCAGGCTGCTCTTTGTTCGCACTCTTACAAAAGATGGCACTTATCGATTTTCTTCCCGCAAATGCCTTGGCTGTGATTCCAAGGCCAACCTTGGCCTGATAATGCGGCATCATGCCGAAGCATTCAAGGGTGCAGGTGGCGGGCACTCGGCTGCGGCAGGCTGCCGGATACCCTCTACTGCTCTTGAAGATTTCCTTGCCAGCTTGAGGGCGGCTACAAGTGACCCGAAATTTGCAACGGCAACTTGA
- a CDS encoding glycosyltransferase, with product MGVAYFAPYGVGLGHASRLVMVADQLREGGSEVQFSSYGEAASYVSLRGYKCVTVAAVEFAWSMEGGFSVKNSLANIPLWFANFSKQVNQETRNMTACNPDIVVSDSRLSPLVAARLLKIPSIVVLNQVKLLLSPRLRELAVSRLFENMVGEFLGSMWTMADRILVPDLPPPYTIAAHNIWEVGSAAQKLEYIGFASPKPHVSKEQVDKVADSLGLDRSRPVVFIHVSGPAQTRPALIRVALEAVKKLDPKIQFVISEGNPKGESEPRRIGESGWYYGWCPVRDEIFALSDLLVLRGGHVALSQAIQFGKPVVTVPIENHGEQLGNSAKVAELGMGVMLHPKGLKPEQLADAISQVLGNAQYRNKAAELQSLTENLNGIDNVAQIVRSYL from the coding sequence GTGGGCGTAGCCTATTTTGCTCCATACGGGGTGGGCCTTGGACATGCTAGCCGTCTGGTCATGGTGGCGGACCAGCTCCGGGAGGGCGGATCAGAAGTCCAGTTCTCGTCATACGGCGAGGCTGCAAGTTACGTTTCATTGAGAGGCTACAAATGCGTCACTGTTGCGGCAGTCGAGTTCGCATGGAGCATGGAAGGGGGCTTTTCTGTGAAGAACAGCTTAGCCAACATACCGCTCTGGTTTGCCAACTTTTCAAAGCAGGTAAACCAAGAAACTCGCAACATGACTGCGTGCAACCCCGACATCGTGGTGTCTGACTCGCGCCTGTCGCCGCTTGTGGCCGCCAGGCTGCTAAAGATACCTTCGATAGTTGTTCTGAACCAAGTCAAGCTCTTGCTGTCACCGCGCCTACGGGAGCTTGCAGTTTCGCGCCTGTTTGAAAACATGGTTGGCGAGTTCCTCGGCTCGATGTGGACAATGGCAGACCGCATATTGGTGCCGGATCTCCCTCCGCCATATACTATAGCGGCGCATAACATATGGGAGGTAGGCTCGGCGGCTCAAAAGCTTGAATACATCGGGTTTGCCTCGCCAAAGCCGCATGTAAGCAAAGAGCAGGTAGACAAGGTGGCCGACAGTCTTGGGCTTGACCGGTCACGGCCGGTGGTGTTCATACACGTGAGCGGCCCGGCGCAGACCCGCCCGGCGCTCATCAGGGTTGCACTTGAGGCGGTCAAGAAGCTCGATCCCAAGATCCAGTTCGTGATCTCTGAAGGAAACCCAAAGGGTGAGAGCGAGCCCCGGCGAATTGGCGAGTCGGGCTGGTACTACGGCTGGTGCCCGGTCCGTGACGAGATATTTGCTCTGAGCGATCTTTTGGTGCTCAGGGGTGGGCACGTGGCGCTGTCGCAGGCGATTCAGTTTGGCAAGCCTGTAGTGACTGTCCCAATTGAGAACCACGGGGAGCAGCTTGGCAATTCGGCCAAGGTGGCTGAGTTGGGGATGGGCGTGATGCTGCATCCAAAGGGGCTAAAGCCAGAACAGCTTGCAGACGCAATCTCGCAAGTACTTGGCAATGCTCAATACAGAAACAAGGCTGCCGAGCTCCAGAGTCTGACTGAAAACCTGAACGGGATTGACAACGTGGCGCAGATCGTCAGGTCATATCTTTGA
- a CDS encoding KEOPS complex subunit Pcc1 has translation MQRQLDVTVSVDVPFSSSAEAKAVVKALIPDNVNFPKGLSMRIFSKGATLAIQLTGKNVPAATVLSTLDEVLEHISISKKVMAD, from the coding sequence TTGCAACGGCAACTTGATGTTACAGTGTCGGTGGATGTCCCGTTTTCAAGCAGCGCAGAAGCCAAAGCTGTGGTGAAGGCATTAATACCAGACAATGTTAACTTTCCAAAGGGGCTGTCGATGAGAATATTTTCAAAGGGTGCTACTCTTGCAATCCAGCTGACAGGCAAGAACGTCCCGGCCGCAACGGTCCTCAGCACCCTTGACGAAGTGCTGGAGCACATTTCAATATCAAAGAAAGTGATGGCTGATTAA
- a CDS encoding Rpp14/Pop5 family protein → MVLNRRAKRRYLSIMHTAPANEAVNTIIKRCSDLFGSVATENAAIRLIKSENNNNSVTIIKCRLNQLENVLVAIALSDPPVVTLDMSGSIKQLKRRLT, encoded by the coding sequence GTGGTGCTTAACAGGCGGGCCAAACGGCGCTATCTGTCAATTATGCATACAGCGCCGGCCAACGAAGCAGTCAACACGATCATAAAGCGCTGCTCTGATCTTTTCGGCTCTGTTGCGACGGAAAATGCCGCAATAAGGCTGATCAAGTCAGAAAATAACAACAATAGCGTAACGATAATCAAGTGCAGGCTGAACCAGCTGGAAAACGTCCTTGTTGCCATTGCCCTGTCAGACCCGCCAGTTGTGACGCTTGACATGTCAGGCAGCATAAAGCAGCTCAAGCGCCGCCTGACCTGA
- a CDS encoding eS1 family ribosomal protein: MVKGAKKGGRVRDKWRDKQWVVVNKPYGFEPQVPVNYVPITDVEHAKGRTIENTLHDMMKGNPDQSMDQHQIKVFIQIDKINDGIASTIFKGHEYAKEFLRSLIRRGSSMIMFTHDYTTMDGHTFRVAVVAFTQRRVNSSKKHEIRMVAHKILSERIPQLTVDRFVQEVTGSKRGDIPRETNSKLGAEILNEAKKITVIRHIGIKKTKLISTPESRAIEEAKPVEAAPPAQ; the protein is encoded by the coding sequence ATGGTTAAAGGAGCAAAGAAAGGTGGCAGGGTCCGCGACAAATGGCGAGACAAGCAATGGGTAGTTGTAAACAAGCCCTACGGCTTTGAGCCGCAAGTGCCAGTAAACTATGTTCCAATTACAGACGTTGAGCATGCCAAAGGGCGCACTATTGAAAACACGCTGCACGATATGATGAAAGGTAACCCAGACCAGAGCATGGACCAGCACCAGATCAAGGTCTTTATCCAGATAGACAAGATTAACGACGGCATTGCAAGCACGATCTTTAAGGGCCACGAATATGCCAAAGAGTTCCTCAGGAGCCTGATTCGCAGAGGAAGCTCTATGATCATGTTCACTCATGATTATACCACCATGGACGGCCACACTTTCAGGGTCGCCGTGGTTGCGTTTACCCAGAGGAGGGTCAACTCGTCCAAAAAGCACGAGATCAGAATGGTGGCTCACAAGATCCTGTCTGAAAGGATCCCACAGCTGACGGTTGACCGGTTCGTCCAAGAAGTCACGGGAAGCAAGAGGGGGGACATTCCAAGGGAGACCAACAGCAAGCTAGGTGCTGAAATACTGAACGAAGCGAAAAAGATAACCGTGATTCGGCACATTGGGATCAAAAAGACAAAGCTGATCTCTACGCCAGAGTCAAGGGCGATCGAAGAAGCCAAGCCTGTCGAAGCCGCCCCGCCGGCCCAATAA
- a CDS encoding RNA-binding domain-containing protein, translated as MPEEDLKFSTAEVNLVLHATEDGNKVLQSIHDVLSVPLERFSVSPSEGHYKNKILLLKAILSSQEAGELARRIMSLLNSSDREHLSSSLPEYSDEKGNLYLRLDKQRIVQGKVSLSEADAIRIRFRPVKRYRPSGNLESYRGLLSSTE; from the coding sequence ATGCCTGAAGAGGACCTGAAATTTTCTACAGCAGAGGTGAACTTGGTCCTGCATGCCACGGAGGACGGCAACAAGGTGCTCCAGTCCATACATGATGTCCTCTCTGTGCCTTTAGAGCGCTTTTCCGTTTCGCCTTCAGAAGGGCACTACAAGAACAAGATCCTATTGCTCAAGGCCATACTTTCAAGCCAAGAAGCAGGCGAGCTCGCTCGCCGCATCATGTCGCTTTTGAATAGCTCCGATAGGGAGCACCTGTCAAGTTCGCTACCAGAATATTCAGACGAAAAGGGGAACCTCTACCTCAGGCTTGACAAACAGAGAATAGTTCAGGGCAAGGTTTCGCTGTCAGAGGCAGACGCAATAAGGATAAGATTCCGGCCTGTCAAGAGATATCGACCTTCGGGCAATCTTGAGAGCTACAGGGGGCTTTTGTCTTCAACCGAATAG